Proteins co-encoded in one Bacteroidota bacterium genomic window:
- a CDS encoding ABC transporter permease, with protein sequence MKNIWIIAKRELGMFFNSLMAYIMIVAFLGFSGLFTWFLGSDVFFIKQASMESFFNIAYWTLFFFIPGLTMRMFAEEKRSGTIELLLTRPVTDWQVVLGKFLATLILILIALALTLPYYISIASMGPVDHGAIWTGYLGLILMSATYIAIGLFTSSISTNQIIGYLLALFIGIFFQVIFSFAAGYLTGLPGQIFDYLSVSTHMDSISRGVIDSRDLVFFLSLIFLGMILTEANLEKSRL encoded by the coding sequence ATGAAAAATATCTGGATAATAGCAAAACGTGAACTGGGAATGTTTTTCAATTCCCTGATGGCCTACATCATGATCGTGGCCTTCCTGGGATTTAGCGGGCTATTTACCTGGTTCCTGGGATCCGATGTGTTCTTCATCAAGCAGGCCAGCATGGAATCATTCTTTAATATTGCATACTGGACCTTGTTTTTCTTTATTCCCGGACTAACCATGAGGATGTTTGCGGAGGAGAAGCGATCGGGTACTATAGAATTACTGCTGACAAGACCTGTCACCGACTGGCAGGTTGTGCTGGGAAAATTCCTAGCGACACTGATACTGATCCTCATTGCCCTGGCTTTGACCTTGCCTTATTACATTTCTATCGCCAGTATGGGGCCGGTTGATCATGGAGCAATCTGGACAGGTTATCTGGGTCTGATCCTGATGAGCGCCACCTACATTGCCATTGGACTTTTTACCTCCAGTATCTCCACGAACCAGATTATAGGTTACCTTCTGGCATTGTTCATCGGAATTTTCTTCCAGGTAATCTTTTCCTTTGCTGCCGGTTACCTTACCGGACTGCCGGGACAGATCTTTGATTATCTGAGTGTCTCCACCCATATGGATTCCATTTCGAGGGGAGTGATTGATTCCAGAGACCTGGTTTTCTTCCTGTCATTGATCTTCCTGGGAATGATACTCACGGAAGCTAACCTGGAAAAGAGCAGATTGTAA
- a CDS encoding RNA methyltransferase: MSVIITSMNNPRVRELQKLSKPRDRKESGLFVIEGRKEIMLAFDHGYDFESLWVCREIGEASEFNDVSERFSAIGVPLIEISAHVFSKLAYRENSDGVLGVAHARNHSLKDLDLPSTPLVVVLEAVEKPGNLGAILRTADAAGVDAVILCNPRTDLYNPNVVRSSIGCLFSQQIAVTSSASALTFLRERGIIIYAAYLTARLKYHEADFRGASAIVMGTEADGLSEFWLKNCDQGIIIPMRGAIDSLNVSTSTAIIVFEAMRQRGFDG, encoded by the coding sequence ATGTCAGTGATCATAACCAGTATGAATAACCCCAGGGTAAGGGAATTGCAGAAGTTGTCCAAGCCCAGGGACAGGAAGGAGTCAGGTTTGTTTGTCATTGAAGGCCGGAAGGAGATCATGCTGGCCTTTGATCATGGTTATGATTTTGAATCTTTGTGGGTTTGTCGTGAGATCGGAGAAGCAAGCGAGTTTAACGATGTATCGGAACGGTTTTCCGCTATCGGTGTTCCTTTGATAGAAATATCTGCTCATGTATTCAGTAAGCTGGCTTACCGGGAAAACAGTGATGGGGTGCTTGGTGTAGCGCATGCGAGGAATCACAGTTTAAAGGATCTTGACTTACCCTCAACTCCGTTGGTAGTCGTTCTTGAAGCTGTGGAGAAACCGGGTAATCTTGGGGCAATCCTGCGGACTGCGGATGCTGCCGGGGTTGATGCGGTGATTCTCTGTAATCCGAGAACCGACCTGTATAATCCTAATGTCGTTCGTTCAAGCATAGGTTGTCTGTTCTCACAACAGATTGCTGTGACATCTTCGGCATCTGCCTTAACTTTTCTCCGGGAAAGAGGTATCATAATTTATGCGGCATACCTGACTGCCCGATTGAAATATCATGAGGCTGATTTCCGGGGAGCCTCAGCTATTGTCATGGGGACTGAGGCGGATGGCCTTTCTGAGTTCTGGCTTAAAAACTGCGATCAGGGTATCATTATCCCCATGCGTGGCGCCATCGACTCGCTTAATGTATCGACATCCACAGCTATCATCGTTTTTGAGGCAATGAGACAAAGAGGTTTTGATGGGTAA
- a CDS encoding Gldg family protein produces MKKKQNINSKSLLILVVIILINFLSYQFFFRIDLTEDGQYSLSKATKGILKDLDETITITAYFTGDLPPQFLKIKNDFRDLLSEYASASGGNILYEFVDPNKSQDMENQALQNGIRPVIINAREKDQVTQKKVYLGAVLRLGEEKGIIPLIQPESSMEFDLSTAIKKLSVKDKPKIGYIQGQGSPSLNALQQVNEQLQILYDIVPVNIADSGVYLAPYKALMIVAPRDSFPQKALNNLDKYLAGGGNLFIALNRVEGDMSNATGKPISTGLESWLADKGIVVEDNFIVDASCGNVSVRQQQMGFTMTTAMPFPYLPVVVNFENHPITKGLESVLLPFASPVSYSGDTTVQFTPIAWSSKQSGTQATPVYFDINKRWNESDFTRPGTPVAGIVSGNISGNTPSKIVIIGDGDFPVNGEGQRAQQVQPDNVSLMVNSVEWLTDETGLIGLRTKEVTSRPLDQVSDAKKVLMRWMNFLVPILVIVIYGILRYQRRRIIRSKRMEEGYV; encoded by the coding sequence ATGAAGAAAAAACAAAATATTAATTCCAAGAGCCTGCTGATCCTGGTTGTAATCATCCTGATCAATTTTCTTTCGTATCAGTTCTTTTTCAGGATAGACCTGACCGAAGACGGTCAGTATTCTCTCAGCAAGGCAACCAAAGGCATTTTAAAGGATCTCGATGAGACCATCACTATCACCGCCTATTTCACCGGGGATCTGCCTCCCCAGTTTCTGAAGATCAAGAACGACTTCCGTGACCTACTTTCGGAGTATGCAAGTGCTTCAGGAGGCAATATTCTGTATGAATTTGTTGATCCCAACAAGAGCCAGGATATGGAAAACCAGGCCTTGCAAAACGGCATACGACCTGTCATCATTAATGCAAGGGAGAAAGACCAGGTGACCCAGAAAAAGGTTTACCTGGGAGCAGTTCTGCGGCTGGGAGAAGAAAAAGGAATTATCCCGCTTATCCAGCCGGAATCGTCAATGGAGTTTGATCTTTCTACAGCCATCAAAAAGCTTTCCGTGAAAGACAAACCCAAGATCGGGTATATCCAGGGACAAGGAAGTCCTTCGTTGAATGCTCTCCAGCAGGTTAATGAACAGTTGCAGATTCTTTACGATATAGTACCTGTAAATATTGCAGACAGCGGTGTATATCTGGCACCTTACAAGGCTCTTATGATAGTAGCTCCCAGGGATTCCTTCCCACAGAAAGCCCTGAACAACCTTGATAAATATCTTGCCGGTGGAGGTAATCTATTTATAGCTTTAAACCGTGTGGAAGGCGATATGAGCAATGCCACGGGAAAACCCATCAGTACCGGACTTGAAAGCTGGCTGGCAGACAAAGGCATTGTTGTTGAAGACAATTTCATTGTGGATGCCAGTTGTGGAAACGTTAGCGTAAGGCAGCAGCAAATGGGCTTCACCATGACAACAGCCATGCCATTTCCGTATCTTCCGGTTGTGGTAAACTTTGAAAACCATCCCATAACCAAAGGACTGGAATCTGTATTACTGCCTTTTGCAAGCCCTGTCAGCTATAGTGGTGACACCACAGTACAATTCACACCTATTGCATGGTCGAGCAAACAATCCGGCACCCAGGCAACTCCTGTATATTTCGATATCAACAAACGCTGGAACGAAAGCGATTTCACAAGGCCAGGTACGCCTGTTGCAGGTATCGTCAGTGGAAATATTTCAGGAAATACACCCTCGAAAATCGTTATTATCGGAGACGGTGATTTCCCGGTCAATGGTGAAGGGCAACGTGCACAGCAGGTTCAACCGGATAATGTAAGCCTGATGGTTAATTCCGTTGAGTGGCTGACCGATGAGACAGGGCTTATCGGTCTTAGGACCAAGGAAGTGACATCCAGACCACTGGATCAGGTTAGTGATGCAAAAAAAGTACTTATGCGGTGGATGAACTTCCTGGTTCCCATATTAGTGATTGTTATATACGGAATACTGAGATATCAGAGGAGGAGGATTATCCGCTCAAAAAGAATGGAGGAAGGTTATGTTTAG
- a CDS encoding DUF4340 domain-containing protein: MIAVIILAAIVALVTLNRKGDRTFRSQVLDFEPDQVTLIEITEPGQTDPLKLIKTDSSSWTVKTNDKEYIGDADAINNVLHMLDKMKTESVPARSEDKWEEYQVDEANGIRVSLYIDDKIIDEVLIGKFSYKVDDQQNAMVGARQNTKMTSYVRPVGEKNIYALDGLLRMNFTNGSSLYRNKNLVGKDFEALEKLTFERPGARDELSLQDKKWTLNGQPADSAATVKYLRSIAKMRNSGFIDTVSISGIEPIYRLTLEGGSFQPVLISAYPAADTLGVYYITSSENPGSIWDGSKGKLFEKIFEFGDLR, translated from the coding sequence ATGATTGCGGTCATAATACTGGCCGCAATAGTTGCCCTGGTAACACTTAACCGTAAGGGTGACAGAACCTTCCGGTCACAGGTTCTGGATTTCGAGCCTGATCAGGTTACTCTGATTGAGATCACCGAACCGGGTCAGACTGACCCACTTAAACTGATAAAGACAGATAGCTCATCCTGGACAGTAAAGACGAATGATAAAGAATACATAGGAGATGCGGATGCAATCAATAATGTTCTGCATATGCTTGATAAAATGAAAACAGAAAGTGTTCCTGCCCGAAGCGAAGATAAATGGGAGGAATACCAGGTTGATGAAGCAAACGGGATACGGGTAAGTCTTTATATCGATGACAAAATAATAGATGAGGTACTGATCGGCAAATTCTCTTACAAGGTAGACGATCAACAGAATGCGATGGTAGGAGCACGTCAGAACACCAAAATGACCTCTTATGTCAGGCCGGTTGGAGAGAAAAATATATATGCGCTTGACGGCTTACTTCGAATGAATTTTACCAACGGATCATCGCTTTATAGAAATAAAAACCTTGTAGGCAAAGATTTCGAAGCACTGGAGAAACTTACTTTTGAAAGACCCGGAGCCAGGGACGAATTATCACTGCAAGACAAGAAATGGACTTTGAATGGACAACCGGCCGATTCCGCAGCAACAGTAAAATATCTTCGTTCCATTGCTAAAATGAGAAACTCAGGATTTATTGATACAGTGAGTATTAGCGGAATAGAGCCCATTTACCGTCTTACCCTGGAAGGCGGCTCCTTCCAGCCGGTTTTGATCAGTGCTTATCCCGCCGCCGACACCCTGGGAGTTTATTATATTACTTCCAGTGAAAATCCTGGAAGCATCTGGGACGGAAGCAAAGGAAAACTGTTTGAAAAAATCTTTGAATTCGGAGATCTCAGATAA
- a CDS encoding cyclic nucleotide-binding domain-containing protein: MAEIIEILKKVDIFKEMESHFLEEIAGVLEEVNVKRQQNIIKKGDPGDAMYIIGEGQVRIHDGNHVLSRLSEYNVFGEYSLIDDEVRSASVTAEKQSILYKLNRNDFDKLVARNKDITRGILRVLIQRIRYMNELEEKLARSYIKIQKQKAEIEEQSENLRIQKQKFEEQNFELLNINEEKNNLIGVVVHGLKNPLTSCLTIVDLLYADEENCNGEQREYLDLIRRSLFRMNKMINEILDVNIIESRVLQLKITKINLRSIVSDILGNHRLAMEQLGLELVEEMDDIFADLNEVYILQVVDNLISNAIRFTPSGKKIHVLVLKKGKAARLVIKDEGVGIPSHMTEAVFDLYQQKKSMLSQDEPDPGLGLAIVKKYVTAMAGKVWCESSEGKGSSFIVEFPLSAS; this comes from the coding sequence ATGGCCGAAATCATCGAAATTCTCAAAAAAGTTGACATTTTCAAAGAAATGGAATCCCATTTCCTGGAGGAAATTGCCGGTGTACTGGAAGAAGTTAATGTAAAACGGCAGCAGAATATTATAAAAAAAGGTGATCCGGGAGATGCAATGTATATTATTGGTGAAGGCCAGGTTAGGATACATGATGGAAACCACGTTTTGTCAAGGCTTTCCGAATATAATGTGTTTGGCGAATACTCCCTGATTGATGATGAGGTCCGATCTGCTTCCGTTACCGCCGAAAAACAGTCTATCCTGTATAAACTCAACAGGAATGACTTTGATAAACTCGTTGCCAGAAATAAGGATATAACGCGTGGAATACTCCGGGTATTGATCCAGCGAATCAGATATATGAACGAACTGGAGGAAAAACTTGCAAGGAGTTATATTAAGATACAAAAGCAAAAAGCAGAGATTGAAGAGCAAAGTGAAAACCTCAGGATCCAGAAGCAAAAATTCGAAGAACAGAATTTTGAGTTGCTCAATATTAACGAAGAAAAGAATAACCTTATAGGTGTTGTAGTTCATGGCCTTAAAAATCCACTGACCAGTTGTCTGACCATAGTTGATCTGCTTTATGCCGACGAGGAAAATTGCAATGGAGAGCAACGCGAATATCTGGACCTGATCCGTCGCTCCCTGTTTCGTATGAACAAAATGATCAATGAGATACTTGATGTAAATATCATTGAATCAAGGGTATTGCAACTTAAGATCACAAAGATAAATCTGAGATCCATTGTCTCCGACATCCTGGGAAATCACAGGTTGGCGATGGAACAACTTGGTCTTGAACTGGTTGAAGAAATGGACGACATATTTGCTGACCTTAATGAAGTCTATATTCTGCAGGTTGTCGACAATTTGATCAGTAATGCTATCCGGTTCACTCCTTCGGGAAAAAAGATCCATGTGCTGGTGCTTAAGAAGGGGAAAGCAGCAAGGTTGGTTATAAAAGATGAAGGTGTGGGCATCCCATCTCATATGACGGAGGCTGTTTTTGATTTGTATCAGCAAAAGAAATCCATGCTTTCACAGGATGAACCTGACCCGGGACTGGGCCTGGCCATAGTTAAAAAGTATGTAACTGCTATGGCTGGTAAGGTTTGGTGCGAAAGTTCAGAAGGCAAGGGATCCTCTTTTATTGTTGAATTTCCTCTGTCTGCTTCATGA
- a CDS encoding ABC transporter permease produces the protein MILGALGYQITPDRSPFANDQHIELAAKKPGFSCQMLLITKNEPSVKTSWFHTMVFGEKYPYFSIPFNNYQIDSLILTIDEYSDPPETDPIQYSFELADIAFPLEPGKTVLLSNDTVYIPVQGGKTEILTLNDLQEKVINNHIIKKQYLLGSDRFGRDMLSMLLIGIRVSLSVGFISVLISLVIGITLGALAGFFRGWVDHLVVWFINVIWSIPTLLMVIAITFALGKGFWQVFVAVGLTMWVEVARVVRGQILSFREKEFVEAGKALGFSNFRIIFRHILPNIMGPVVVISSANFASAILIEAGLSFLGIGVQPPMPSWGTMIRENYPYIILDAAHLAIFPGLAIMFMVLAFMIMGNGLRNALDIKISH, from the coding sequence ATGATCCTGGGAGCATTGGGTTATCAGATCACACCTGACCGTTCACCCTTTGCCAATGACCAGCATATTGAGCTGGCAGCGAAAAAACCCGGATTCAGTTGTCAAATGCTGTTAATTACTAAAAATGAACCATCTGTAAAGACATCCTGGTTCCATACAATGGTATTTGGAGAGAAATATCCCTATTTTTCGATTCCTTTCAACAATTACCAAATTGACAGCCTGATATTAACCATCGATGAATACAGTGATCCGCCGGAAACAGATCCCATTCAGTACAGTTTTGAACTTGCCGATATTGCTTTTCCTCTGGAACCGGGAAAAACGGTGCTTTTGTCGAACGACACGGTTTACATACCGGTTCAGGGAGGGAAAACAGAGATTCTCACCCTGAACGATTTACAGGAAAAGGTAATTAACAATCACATTATCAAAAAGCAGTATTTACTGGGAAGTGACCGTTTCGGACGAGATATGCTCAGTATGTTGCTTATCGGGATACGCGTAAGCTTATCGGTTGGTTTCATCTCCGTACTGATCTCCCTGGTGATAGGAATAACATTGGGTGCGCTTGCCGGTTTTTTCCGGGGTTGGGTTGATCACCTGGTAGTATGGTTTATCAATGTGATCTGGTCTATCCCTACGCTTTTGATGGTTATTGCAATAACATTTGCATTAGGTAAAGGATTCTGGCAGGTGTTTGTAGCGGTAGGGCTAACCATGTGGGTTGAAGTGGCAAGAGTAGTCCGCGGGCAAATACTCAGTTTTCGCGAAAAAGAGTTTGTGGAGGCCGGCAAGGCGCTGGGATTCTCTAATTTCAGGATTATATTCCGGCATATCCTGCCCAACATCATGGGGCCCGTGGTGGTCATATCCTCCGCCAATTTCGCATCCGCCATATTAATAGAAGCCGGTTTGAGTTTTCTGGGAATAGGTGTCCAGCCTCCCATGCCATCGTGGGGAACCATGATCAGGGAAAATTACCCGTATATCATCCTGGATGCAGCCCACCTTGCCATATTCCCCGGACTTGCCATCATGTTCATGGTGCTTGCATTCATGATAATGGGAAACGGTTTAAGAAATGCACTGGATATTAAAATATCACATTAA
- a CDS encoding ATP-binding cassette domain-containing protein, producing MDIIVENLTKTYGTQKAVDDISFRVRTGEVLGFLGPNGAGKTTTMKAITTFLVPENGKISIGNFSTSAQPEEVKKHIGYLPENNPLYTEMPVIEYLAYTAELYGIPKAKVKDRIRDMIRVCGLEGEKHKNIGELSKGYQQRVGLAQALIHDPEVLILDEPTSGLDPNQIIEIRELIKRIGKEKTVILSSHILAEVEATCDRIMIINKGKIVADGTPKELRKHAQGKEILQITIEDGEKNKIYEALKNLDSVEMVDFIRDRENSYEVQSKIDASSRRNIFDLCVKNRWALTEMTVSETKLEDVFRELTMN from the coding sequence TAACCAAGACCTACGGCACACAAAAGGCTGTAGATGACATCTCCTTCCGTGTAAGAACGGGTGAGGTGTTAGGGTTCCTGGGGCCGAACGGCGCCGGGAAAACCACTACCATGAAAGCAATCACTACTTTCCTGGTGCCTGAAAATGGCAAGATCAGTATTGGTAATTTCAGTACATCCGCGCAACCGGAAGAGGTAAAGAAACATATCGGGTATCTTCCTGAAAACAACCCTCTTTACACCGAAATGCCTGTGATCGAATATCTTGCTTACACAGCCGAATTATATGGCATACCTAAAGCAAAGGTAAAAGACCGTATCCGGGATATGATCCGTGTGTGCGGGCTGGAAGGAGAAAAACACAAGAATATCGGAGAATTATCCAAAGGTTATCAGCAACGTGTAGGGTTAGCACAGGCATTAATCCATGACCCGGAAGTGCTGATTCTGGATGAGCCCACATCAGGGCTGGACCCCAACCAGATCATTGAGATCCGCGAGCTGATCAAAAGGATTGGAAAGGAAAAAACCGTTATCCTGAGTTCCCATATCCTTGCAGAAGTGGAAGCTACCTGCGACCGGATCATGATAATAAATAAAGGGAAAATCGTTGCCGACGGTACACCGAAAGAACTCAGAAAACACGCCCAGGGCAAGGAGATTCTCCAAATCACCATTGAAGACGGGGAAAAGAATAAGATTTATGAAGCACTAAAAAACCTCGACAGTGTTGAGATGGTTGATTTCATCCGTGACCGTGAGAACTCCTATGAAGTTCAAAGCAAGATAGATGCCTCTTCCCGCAGGAACATATTCGACCTATGTGTTAAAAACCGCTGGGCTCTTACGGAAATGACAGTCTCAGAAACCAAGCTGGAAGATGTGTTCCGTGAATTAACCATGAATTAA